Genomic DNA from Anabaena sphaerica FACHB-251:
GATGAAATTTGGCTCACCGTTGATAATTTCTGAGAGCGGCTTAAATGATGCTGAAAGCGCCCACAGGAAAGGAATCAGGGTAATTATGGCATAAATCGTCAAAAAGAGGTATAAGAGGACTTTGAGATAGGGAAAGCGAGAGATATGAGTCAAATCCTGTCACCTCCAAAGACCTTCCGTTGAATCACAGTGAGGATAATAATGACCGCTGCGAGTAAAAATGCGATCGCTGCTGCATATCCTAATTGTAAATTTCTAAATACAGCTTGATAAATCAGCAATACCACTGTCAATGTAGCGTTGTTAGGGCCACCAGTCCCACCAGAGAAAATGTAAGATTGGTCAAAGAGTTGAAAAGTGCCAATTATCCCTACTGTAACTACAAAAAACGTTACAGGTTGCAGCCAGGGAAGAGTAATGAAAAGAAATCTTTCCCACCAATTTGCACCATCTAATTCTGCTGCTTCATAAAGTGTTTGGGGGATATCTTGTAAAGCTGCTAAATAAATCACCATATAAAAAGGCGCAGTTGACCAAATATTCATAATCATGATGCCTTTGAGTGCAACTGCTGGATCTCCTAACCAGTTATACTTAGGTAATCCGATAAAGGCGAGAAAATCATTTAGTAATCCATCGGTGTTATAAATCCACATAAAAATGAGTGTTAGCACAGCAGAAGATGTGACTGTCGGTAAAAAATAAAGAATACGCCACCAGCTTTTACCACGAATACCAGAATTTAAAGTTACGGCTAAAATTAAAGCCAAAATAGTTTGACTAGGTACAACAATAGCAACATATTCTGCTGTGTTTCTTAACGCAATCCAAACCTGTTCATCTTCTAGTAAACGGGAGAAATTGCGAAAACCAATAAACTTATATTCAATACCGCCTAAAAGTTGGACTTTGTGGAGGGAAAGAAATACAGCGTAGAGAATTGGTAAAATTACAAAAGCGCCTAAAACGAGAATTGTGGGCATCATGAAAAGATACCCTGTTAGGTTTTCTGTAATTTTCCAGCGTTGGTTTCTGCGTTGTCTGTTGAGTGGAAACATAGCTTAACCTCCTGCTGTATTGAGGTTGAGACATTGAGAGTGCGATCGCTTCAGCTATCTACAAAGATTGAATTTCTATTTCTGCCTGGACTTCTGTTTCAATTTGAGCCTCAACCATTGGCGTATAAATAGGAATATCAGCTTGTACTGCTTCAAAGCTAACAACTAAAGAGTACGGAACACTAGCTTCTGGGTCATTATTCCAACCC
This window encodes:
- a CDS encoding carbohydrate ABC transporter permease — translated: MFPLNRQRRNQRWKITENLTGYLFMMPTILVLGAFVILPILYAVFLSLHKVQLLGGIEYKFIGFRNFSRLLEDEQVWIALRNTAEYVAIVVPSQTILALILAVTLNSGIRGKSWWRILYFLPTVTSSAVLTLIFMWIYNTDGLLNDFLAFIGLPKYNWLGDPAVALKGIMIMNIWSTAPFYMVIYLAALQDIPQTLYEAAELDGANWWERFLFITLPWLQPVTFFVVTVGIIGTFQLFDQSYIFSGGTGGPNNATLTVVLLIYQAVFRNLQLGYAAAIAFLLAAVIIILTVIQRKVFGGDRI